One window of uncultured Methanoregula sp. genomic DNA carries:
- a CDS encoding nitroreductase family protein, with the protein MNPFVQFNAGIIMCTDIFEQRNVSLDQILAERRSYRVFRPEHPSDDEIRRILHAGLLAPFAAAAVGNSKDYFRRFFVMRSGSASLNATIPLVMRHVASMARELESEMEKNPALREKAGMFAQRLSAIKKKGTVPGIGTAPFYIVVAERRGFPPVELQSLAHCMENMWLKATALELGFQLVSITSQMSQDPAFCKILGIPVGEWELMGCAVGYPADELSPSIRPPVEDVTRWLE; encoded by the coding sequence ATGAACCCCTTTGTCCAATTCAATGCTGGAATTATCATGTGTACCGATATCTTCGAACAGAGGAATGTCTCCCTGGATCAGATTCTTGCTGAACGCCGCTCCTACCGCGTGTTCAGGCCGGAGCACCCGTCAGACGATGAGATCCGGCGCATTCTCCATGCCGGCCTTCTTGCCCCTTTTGCTGCAGCTGCTGTGGGCAATTCAAAGGATTATTTCCGCCGGTTCTTTGTGATGCGGAGCGGCTCGGCAAGCCTGAATGCAACTATCCCTCTCGTAATGAGGCATGTTGCAAGCATGGCCCGGGAACTCGAAAGCGAGATGGAGAAGAACCCCGCTCTCCGCGAAAAGGCAGGCATGTTTGCCCAGCGCCTGTCGGCGATAAAGAAGAAAGGTACGGTTCCCGGGATCGGGACCGCTCCTTTTTACATTGTTGTCGCGGAACGCAGGGGTTTTCCCCCGGTGGAACTCCAGTCCCTTGCACACTGTATGGAAAACATGTGGCTCAAGGCAACCGCACTGGAGCTCGGTTTCCAGCTGGTATCCATAACCTCACAGATGTCACAGGATCCGGCGTTCTGCAAAATCCTGGGGATCCCGGTTGGGGAATGGGAACTGATGGGCTGTGCGGTCGGCTATCCGGCCGACGAACTCTCACCCTCAATCCGGCCCCCTGTCGAAGACGTGACACGCTGGCTGGAATAA
- a CDS encoding FkbM family methyltransferase, producing MTKPSTVVTSDRVIFSNLKAPFRQILEVPEYRFQDILPGDRVIDIGANVGAFCIRAARLTSYVTAVEPVCCRILEENIRSNQVSIPIIECALGNGKPAEICWDDCRVTTSTFTLETIIKMAGGCDFLKCDCEGAEWLIHPPDLSGIRRIEMELHMPPICGIPNPALLDYISRFYDFEIERKPCHDVMGVMGVLHAERHT from the coding sequence ATGACAAAACCATCGACCGTTGTCACTTCAGACAGGGTGATCTTCTCCAACCTGAAAGCTCCCTTCCGACAGATCCTTGAAGTGCCCGAATACCGTTTCCAGGATATACTGCCCGGTGACCGGGTCATCGACATCGGAGCAAATGTGGGTGCATTCTGCATCCGTGCAGCGCGTCTGACTTCGTATGTAACTGCTGTGGAGCCGGTGTGCTGCAGGATTCTTGAAGAAAATATCCGTTCAAATCAGGTTTCCATACCCATAATCGAATGTGCACTGGGTAACGGGAAACCTGCGGAGATCTGCTGGGACGACTGCCGGGTGACGACCTCCACCTTCACCCTTGAAACAATTATAAAAATGGCAGGCGGGTGTGATTTCCTGAAATGCGATTGCGAAGGAGCGGAATGGCTGATCCATCCCCCTGATCTTTCAGGAATACGGAGAATTGAGATGGAACTGCACATGCCCCCTATCTGTGGTATACCGAACCCGGCGCTTCTCGATTACATCAGCCGGTTTTACGATTTTGAGATAGAACGGAAGCCCTGTCACGATGTGATGGGGGTCATGGGTGTGCTGCACGCAGAACGGCATACCTGA